A region from the Nocardioides coralli genome encodes:
- a CDS encoding TIGR03086 family metal-binding protein — translation MSPTFTKTVTLPVTPEEAFALVTEPERLRRWHAISARVDLRVGGDYRWTIVPGHTAVGTFREIEPGQRVVLGWGWDGSDDLPADTSTVTITLTPTDGGTELTLSHTGFLTDEQATAHAEGWHHYLGRLEQVAADGDAGADEWAATPREFTEVTAADAALATLQGVAGRLTTDDRDKQTPCADFTCHDLVEHLAASLQQLGAMAGAELSDTPDRAPEPRLADLGMQAVDAWKARGTEGSVTLPSGTELPASFAASILPVELLLHAWDLAQGSGKEIHASDELVAYVAGLAEGVVPGGRGSSFADEVLPDHDAGALDRLAAYAGRTPTPAT, via the coding sequence ATGTCACCCACCTTCACCAAGACCGTGACCCTGCCCGTCACCCCCGAGGAGGCCTTCGCCCTCGTCACCGAGCCCGAGCGGCTCCGGCGCTGGCACGCCATCTCCGCCCGCGTCGACCTCCGGGTGGGGGGCGACTACCGCTGGACGATCGTCCCCGGCCACACCGCCGTCGGCACCTTCCGTGAGATCGAGCCCGGCCAGCGGGTGGTCCTCGGCTGGGGCTGGGACGGCTCGGACGACCTGCCCGCCGACACCTCCACGGTGACGATCACCCTGACCCCCACCGACGGGGGCACCGAGCTGACCCTGAGCCACACCGGCTTCCTCACCGACGAGCAGGCGACCGCCCACGCCGAGGGCTGGCACCACTACCTCGGCCGCCTCGAGCAGGTCGCCGCCGACGGCGACGCCGGCGCCGACGAGTGGGCCGCAACCCCGCGCGAGTTCACCGAGGTCACGGCCGCCGACGCTGCGCTCGCGACGCTGCAGGGCGTGGCCGGCCGCCTCACCACGGACGACCGCGACAAGCAGACGCCCTGCGCCGACTTCACCTGCCACGACCTCGTGGAGCACCTCGCCGCCTCGCTGCAGCAGCTCGGCGCGATGGCCGGCGCCGAGCTCTCCGACACTCCCGACCGGGCCCCGGAACCGCGGCTCGCCGACCTCGGCATGCAGGCCGTCGACGCGTGGAAGGCCCGCGGCACCGAGGGGAGCGTGACCCTGCCCTCCGGCACGGAGCTGCCGGCGTCCTTCGCGGCCTCGATCCTCCCCGTGGAGCTGCTGCTCCACGCCTGGGACCTGGCCCAGGGCAGCGGCAAGGAGATCCACGCCTCCGACGAGCTGGTGGCCTACGTCGCCGGGCTCGCCGAGGGCGTCGTCCCGGGCGGTCGCGGCTCCTCGTTCGCCGACGAGGTGCTGCCCGACCACGACGCCGGTGCCCTCGACCGGCTGGCGGCGTACGCCGGCCGGACCCCGACCCCCGCCACCTGA
- a CDS encoding ArsR/SmtB family transcription factor, with the protein MTDALSAAAEPSRRRMLQLLASRPRTVSEIAAEFTSTRSAVSQHLLLLASVGLVEAEKVGRNRIYRVVPTGLQELQAEIDRFWTSELDQLVADAHALNARKEA; encoded by the coding sequence ATGACCGACGCGCTGTCCGCTGCCGCCGAGCCGAGTCGGCGACGCATGCTGCAGCTGCTCGCGTCGCGACCACGCACCGTCAGCGAGATCGCTGCGGAGTTCACCTCGACCCGGTCGGCCGTCTCGCAGCACCTCCTGCTGCTGGCATCGGTGGGCCTCGTCGAGGCGGAGAAGGTCGGCCGCAACCGGATCTACCGGGTGGTGCCCACCGGTCTCCAGGAGCTCCAGGCCGAGATCGACCGGTTCTGGACCAGCGAGCTCGACCAGCTCGTGGCCGACGCACACGCCCTCAACGCCCGCAAGGAAGCCTGA
- a CDS encoding arylamine N-acetyltransferase family protein, with the protein MTISMTTTTTSGLDLHGYLERTGATAEPPSLAALGRLQAAHVRTFPFEHVDVLLDQHPGVTLAAIQEKFLRRGRGGYCFEHATLFHAVVRELGYDAELRLARVGDPSVAPRTHLGVVVTVDGVRHLSDPGIGIPPLAPVPLADGARLDGGIWAHRVQRVAEGPSGPGWQLWRERAAGWELMHTTDELPVRAVDVAMGHHWTSTAPTSHFRRTFLVGRHGVAPDGTPTQTTVTLEGVTERRAGTPSTHRPLDLAELPALLEDLGVRLSREELRGLVGRLRELSA; encoded by the coding sequence GTGACGATCTCCATGACCACCACCACGACCTCCGGGCTCGACCTGCACGGCTACCTCGAGCGGACCGGAGCGACCGCGGAACCGCCGTCGCTCGCGGCCCTCGGGCGGTTGCAGGCCGCCCACGTCCGCACCTTCCCGTTCGAGCACGTCGACGTGCTGCTCGACCAGCACCCGGGCGTCACCCTGGCGGCGATCCAGGAGAAGTTCCTGCGCCGCGGGCGCGGCGGCTACTGCTTCGAGCACGCCACGCTGTTCCACGCCGTGGTCCGTGAGCTGGGGTACGACGCGGAGCTGCGGCTGGCCCGGGTGGGCGACCCGTCGGTCGCGCCCCGCACGCACCTCGGCGTCGTCGTGACCGTGGACGGGGTCCGGCACCTCTCCGACCCCGGCATCGGCATCCCGCCGCTGGCGCCCGTCCCGCTCGCCGACGGCGCCCGCCTCGACGGCGGGATCTGGGCCCACCGCGTGCAGCGCGTGGCCGAGGGGCCGAGCGGCCCGGGCTGGCAGCTGTGGCGCGAGCGGGCGGCCGGGTGGGAGCTCATGCACACCACCGACGAGCTGCCGGTGCGCGCGGTCGACGTAGCCATGGGGCACCACTGGACCAGCACCGCCCCGACGTCCCACTTCCGGCGTACCTTCCTGGTCGGCCGGCACGGCGTCGCCCCGGACGGCACCCCCACCCAGACGACGGTCACGCTCGAGGGCGTCACCGAGCGTCGCGCGGGTACGCCGTCCACGCACCGGCCGCTCGACCTGGCCGAGCTTCCTGCGTTGCTCGAGGACCTCGGCGTCCGCCTCTCCCGCGAGGAGCTGCGGGGGCTCGTCGGCAGGTTGCGGGAGCTCTCAGCGTGA
- a CDS encoding VOC family protein — MDMRLELVMVPVVDVDRAKEFYRAVGFVEDHDHTVSDEVRFVQMTPPGSACSIAFGRGLTTLPPGSLDNLQLVVADADAVHAELVARGIEVSEVDDQPWGRFVHLADPDGNTWAIQQLTSR; from the coding sequence ATGGACATGAGGCTGGAGCTGGTGATGGTGCCCGTCGTCGACGTCGACCGGGCCAAGGAGTTCTACCGCGCGGTCGGGTTCGTCGAGGACCACGACCACACCGTCAGCGACGAGGTGCGATTCGTGCAGATGACGCCGCCGGGGTCGGCGTGCTCCATCGCCTTCGGCCGCGGCCTGACCACCCTGCCGCCGGGCTCGCTGGACAACCTGCAGCTGGTCGTGGCCGACGCCGACGCCGTGCACGCCGAGCTCGTCGCGCGCGGGATCGAGGTCAGCGAGGTCGACGACCAGCCGTGGGGACGCTTCGTCCACCTGGCCGACCCCGACGGCAACACCTGGGCGATCCAGCAGCTGACCTCACGCTGA
- a CDS encoding LysM peptidoglycan-binding domain-containing protein, whose translation MGIITDVRVRQPRTNDVVGDRFVVAGIGAGFEGTIGIRVLGPRGRVLARDSAQSSAGGIGIGDFSTRVRVPDPPRAGTRLTVQVFGDNPGLPDEGPRPGFNTREVEVICFPKSRGFLLYRVQRGDTLTGIVRSVRDFTRVTVNQVVRANPRIEDPDLIHVGWRLRIPIQG comes from the coding sequence ATGGGAATCATCACGGACGTGCGGGTGCGTCAGCCCCGCACCAACGACGTCGTCGGGGACCGGTTCGTGGTCGCCGGCATCGGCGCCGGGTTCGAGGGGACGATCGGGATCCGGGTGCTCGGGCCGCGGGGCCGGGTGCTGGCCCGCGACTCCGCTCAGTCCAGTGCCGGGGGCATCGGCATCGGCGACTTCTCGACCCGCGTGCGGGTACCGGACCCGCCGCGCGCCGGGACCCGGCTGACGGTGCAGGTCTTCGGGGACAACCCGGGGCTGCCGGACGAGGGTCCCCGGCCGGGCTTCAACACCCGCGAGGTGGAGGTGATCTGCTTCCCGAAGTCGCGTGGCTTCCTGCTCTACCGCGTGCAGCGTGGCGACACGCTGACCGGCATCGTCCGATCGGTGCGCGACTTCACGCGGGTGACGGTCAACCAGGTCGTGCGCGCCAACCCCCGGATCGAGGACCCGGACCTGATCCACGTCGGGTGGCGGCTCCGGATCCCGATCCAGGGCTGA
- a CDS encoding DUF4396 domain-containing protein, whose protein sequence is MDARNSMAANATLHCLTGCALGEITGLMIGTALGLGTAVTIALAVGLAFLFGYSLSTLPLVQAGLGFFAALSVVLAADTLSIVTMEVVDNLVMAVIPGAMDGGLVNPIFWVAMIIALAAAFAAAFPVNRYLIDKGKGHALTMQFHEGHDHTSHGKEHDA, encoded by the coding sequence ATGGACGCACGCAACAGCATGGCCGCCAACGCGACCCTCCACTGCCTGACCGGCTGTGCCCTCGGCGAGATCACCGGACTGATGATCGGGACGGCGCTCGGCCTCGGCACCGCCGTCACGATCGCCCTCGCGGTCGGCCTGGCCTTCCTCTTCGGCTACAGCCTGTCCACCCTGCCGCTGGTGCAGGCGGGGCTGGGCTTCTTCGCCGCGCTCAGTGTCGTGCTGGCGGCCGACACTCTCTCGATCGTCACCATGGAGGTCGTCGACAACCTGGTGATGGCCGTCATCCCCGGGGCCATGGACGGCGGTCTGGTCAACCCCATCTTCTGGGTCGCCATGATCATTGCCCTCGCCGCGGCCTTCGCCGCCGCCTTCCCCGTCAACCGCTACCTCATCGACAAGGGCAAGGGCCACGCCCTCACCATGCAGTTCCACGAGGGCCACGACCACACCTCGCACGGAAAGGAGCACGACGCATGA
- a CDS encoding metal-sensitive transcriptional regulator, which produces MTETQTGAHVHGYLAHGDKERVLQRLRRIEGQVRGLQRMVEDEQYCIDVLTQVSAATKALESVALTLLHDHLTHCVVDAAREGGAEADAKVREASDAIARLVRS; this is translated from the coding sequence ATGACCGAGACCCAGACCGGTGCGCACGTCCACGGCTACCTCGCCCACGGCGACAAGGAGCGGGTGCTCCAGCGGCTCCGTCGGATCGAGGGCCAGGTGCGTGGCCTGCAGCGGATGGTGGAGGACGAGCAGTACTGCATCGACGTCCTCACCCAGGTCTCGGCCGCGACGAAGGCGCTGGAGTCGGTGGCCCTGACCCTGCTCCACGACCACCTCACCCACTGCGTCGTCGACGCAGCCCGTGAGGGTGGCGCCGAGGCCGACGCCAAGGTGCGCGAGGCCTCCGACGCCATCGCCCGCCTCGTCCGTTCCTGA
- a CDS encoding heavy-metal-associated domain-containing protein — MSQTATFAVTGMTCGHCVASVTEEVSEIAGVEHVDVSLETGALTVTSRQSLDEADVRAAVEEAGYQLA; from the coding sequence ATGAGCCAGACCGCCACCTTCGCCGTCACCGGCATGACCTGCGGCCACTGCGTCGCCTCGGTCACCGAGGAGGTCTCGGAGATCGCCGGCGTGGAGCACGTCGACGTCTCCCTCGAGACCGGCGCCCTGACCGTCACGAGCCGCCAGTCCCTCGACGAGGCCGACGTCCGGGCGGCCGTCGAGGAGGCGGGCTACCAGCTCGCATGA
- a CDS encoding heavy metal translocating P-type ATPase codes for MTCASCAHRVERKLNKLEGVAATVNYATEKARVSHPSSVTRELLVATIEEAGYGVVPAAGAGEPDEPTAGLEVTDPSAGRLVVSALLTVPVVAMAMVPALQVDRWQWLSLALATPVVVWGAWPFHRAAWQNLRHGTSTMDTLVSMGVLAAFGWSLYALFWGTAGEPGMTHAFTFTVARTDGSGDIYLEAAAGITTFILAGRWLEARAKRRAGAALRALLELGAREVAVLRDGSEVRIPTDRLVVGDRFVVRPGEKIATDGEVEQGASAVDQSMLTGEPVPVEVGPGDRVVGATVNAGGRLVVRATGVGAETQLAQMARLVEEAQHGKAEVQRLADRVSGVFVPVVIGVAAAALGFWVGTGAGLSLAVTAAVAVLIIACPCALGLATPTALMVGTGRGAQLGILVKGPEVLESTRRVDTVVLDKTGTVTTGVMTLVDVAAAPGADADEVLRVAGSLESASEHPIARAVATAARDRLGEPPPVEDFVADPGHGVRGTVEGRAATVGRPTATQAPAPGVTVVEVAWDGEVRGWLSVADSVKDTSAEAVRRFRELGLRPLLLTGDHPEVARAVAAEVGIEPEAVVAEVLPADKVEVVRRLQAEGRVVAMVGDGVNDAAALAQADLGLAMGTGTDVAIQASDLTLVRGDLRVAADAIRLARRTLATIRGNLFWAFAYNVAAIPVAAAGLLNPMIAGAAMAASSVFVVTNSLRLRGFQAAGTG; via the coding sequence ATGACCTGCGCCTCGTGCGCCCACCGCGTCGAGCGCAAGCTGAACAAGCTCGAGGGCGTGGCGGCGACGGTCAACTACGCCACCGAGAAGGCGCGGGTCAGCCACCCCTCCTCGGTGACGCGCGAGCTGCTGGTCGCGACCATCGAGGAGGCCGGGTACGGCGTGGTCCCCGCCGCCGGGGCCGGCGAGCCGGACGAGCCGACCGCAGGGCTCGAGGTCACCGACCCCAGCGCCGGGCGGCTGGTGGTCTCGGCCCTGCTCACCGTCCCCGTCGTCGCGATGGCGATGGTCCCCGCGCTCCAGGTCGACCGCTGGCAATGGCTCTCGCTCGCCCTGGCCACGCCGGTCGTGGTCTGGGGGGCCTGGCCCTTCCACCGGGCCGCCTGGCAGAACCTCCGCCACGGCACCTCGACCATGGACACCCTGGTCTCGATGGGCGTGCTCGCCGCGTTCGGGTGGTCGCTCTACGCACTGTTCTGGGGCACCGCGGGCGAGCCCGGGATGACGCACGCCTTCACCTTCACGGTCGCCCGCACCGACGGCAGCGGCGACATCTACCTCGAGGCGGCCGCCGGCATCACGACGTTCATCCTCGCCGGTCGCTGGCTGGAGGCACGGGCCAAGCGCCGGGCGGGTGCTGCACTCCGGGCGCTCCTGGAGCTGGGTGCGCGCGAGGTCGCCGTGCTCCGTGACGGCAGCGAGGTGCGCATCCCGACCGACCGCCTCGTGGTCGGCGACCGGTTCGTCGTACGCCCCGGCGAGAAGATCGCCACCGACGGCGAGGTGGAGCAGGGAGCGTCCGCCGTGGACCAGTCGATGCTCACGGGCGAGCCGGTCCCGGTCGAGGTGGGGCCGGGTGACCGGGTGGTGGGTGCGACCGTCAACGCCGGCGGCCGGCTGGTGGTGCGGGCGACCGGGGTGGGCGCCGAGACGCAGCTGGCCCAGATGGCGCGGCTGGTCGAGGAGGCGCAGCACGGCAAGGCCGAGGTGCAGCGGCTCGCCGACCGCGTCTCGGGCGTCTTCGTGCCGGTGGTGATCGGCGTCGCCGCGGCAGCGCTCGGCTTCTGGGTCGGCACCGGCGCCGGGCTGTCGCTGGCCGTCACCGCCGCCGTCGCGGTCCTGATCATCGCCTGCCCGTGCGCCCTGGGACTGGCCACCCCGACCGCCCTCATGGTGGGCACCGGTCGGGGGGCGCAGCTCGGCATCCTGGTCAAGGGGCCCGAGGTGCTGGAGTCGACCCGTCGCGTCGACACCGTCGTCCTCGACAAGACCGGCACCGTCACGACCGGGGTCATGACGTTGGTGGACGTGGCGGCGGCGCCAGGGGCCGACGCCGACGAGGTGCTCCGCGTGGCCGGATCCCTCGAGTCGGCGAGCGAGCACCCCATCGCCCGCGCGGTGGCGACCGCCGCCCGGGACCGGCTGGGGGAGCCGCCTCCCGTCGAAGACTTCGTGGCCGATCCCGGCCACGGGGTGCGGGGGACCGTCGAGGGTCGCGCCGCCACCGTCGGCCGCCCGACCGCGACGCAGGCGCCGGCGCCCGGCGTCACGGTCGTCGAGGTCGCCTGGGACGGCGAGGTCCGCGGCTGGCTCTCCGTGGCCGACAGCGTCAAGGACACCTCCGCCGAGGCCGTACGCCGCTTCCGCGAGCTCGGCCTCCGGCCGTTGCTCCTGACCGGCGACCACCCCGAGGTCGCCCGCGCGGTCGCGGCGGAGGTGGGGATCGAGCCGGAGGCGGTCGTGGCCGAGGTGCTCCCGGCCGACAAGGTCGAGGTGGTGAGGCGGCTGCAGGCCGAGGGTCGGGTGGTCGCGATGGTCGGCGACGGCGTCAACGACGCCGCCGCCCTCGCCCAGGCCGACCTCGGGCTGGCCATGGGGACCGGCACCGACGTCGCCATCCAGGCGAGCGACCTGACCCTGGTCCGGGGTGACCTCCGGGTGGCCGCCGACGCGATCCGGCTCGCCCGTCGCACGCTGGCCACCATCCGCGGCAACCTGTTCTGGGCCTTCGCCTACAACGTGGCCGCGATCCCGGTGGCCGCAGCCGGGCTGCTCAACCCGATGATCGCCGGGGCCGCGATGGCGGCCAGCTCGGTGTTCGTGGTGACCAACAGCCTGCGGCTGCGGGGGTTCCAGGCTGCCGGGACCGGATAG
- the galK gene encoding galactokinase, translated as MVDDRHTPRTPQGQHVFAAPGRVNLIGEHTDYNGGTCLPIALPHVTTAAATGRDDGRLTATSRQQDGRLEIDLDDIAPGRVTGWSAYVAGVAWALRQEGHALRGADLVIDSQVPVGAGLSSSAALVCSSALALCAVSGIEVAPADLVAPTMRAESEVVGAPTGGMDQTVSLLARPGHALLIDVADHTTRHVPWDPGADGLRLLVIDTRAAHELSDGAYGERRAACEEAAERLGVDVLRLATRDDVEGLTDEVLRRRARHVVTEIDRVVETVAALADRDWFRVGALLAASHASLRDDFEVSCPELDVAVDAAVTAGALGARMTGGGFGGSAIALVREAEADEVGDRVRAAFDAKGWPTPHVLDAPASAGARRLS; from the coding sequence GTGGTCGACGACCGGCACACCCCGCGCACCCCGCAAGGCCAGCACGTCTTCGCGGCTCCCGGGCGGGTGAACCTGATCGGCGAGCACACCGACTACAACGGCGGCACCTGCCTGCCGATTGCGCTGCCCCACGTCACCACTGCCGCGGCCACGGGTCGCGACGACGGGCGGCTGACCGCGACCAGTCGCCAGCAGGACGGCCGCCTCGAGATCGACCTCGACGACATCGCTCCCGGCCGGGTCACCGGCTGGTCGGCGTACGTCGCCGGGGTGGCCTGGGCGCTTCGGCAGGAGGGCCACGCCCTGCGGGGCGCCGACCTCGTGATCGACAGCCAGGTGCCGGTGGGCGCCGGGCTCTCGAGCTCGGCCGCCCTCGTCTGCTCGAGCGCGCTCGCGCTGTGTGCCGTCTCGGGGATCGAGGTGGCCCCGGCCGACCTTGTCGCGCCGACGATGCGCGCGGAGTCGGAGGTGGTCGGTGCTCCCACCGGGGGGATGGACCAGACCGTCTCGCTGCTGGCCCGGCCCGGACACGCGCTCCTCATCGACGTCGCCGACCACACCACGCGACACGTGCCGTGGGATCCCGGGGCGGACGGTCTGCGGCTGCTGGTCATCGACACCCGGGCCGCGCACGAGCTCAGCGACGGCGCCTACGGTGAGCGCCGGGCGGCGTGCGAGGAGGCCGCCGAGCGGCTCGGCGTCGATGTCCTGCGGCTCGCGACGCGCGACGACGTCGAGGGCCTGACCGACGAGGTGCTCCGGCGGCGGGCTCGGCACGTGGTGACCGAGATCGACCGCGTCGTGGAGACCGTCGCGGCGCTGGCCGACCGCGACTGGTTCCGGGTGGGCGCGCTGCTCGCCGCGTCGCACGCCTCGCTCCGCGACGACTTCGAGGTGTCCTGCCCCGAGCTCGACGTGGCCGTCGACGCCGCAGTCACCGCGGGCGCGCTGGGGGCGCGGATGACCGGCGGCGGCTTCGGTGGCTCGGCCATCGCGCTGGTCCGCGAGGCCGAGGCGGACGAGGTCGGTGACCGGGTGCGGGCCGCCTTCGACGCGAAGGGTTGGCCCACCCCGCACGTCCTCGACGCCCCCGCCTCGGCTGGCGCGCGTCGGCTCAGCTGA
- a CDS encoding MFS transporter, which translates to MSDPVADNVVDTIGDQATGRALPRALRPFRAPAYRRLAVSLVATTFGQGVWVVALVWEVIRLGGGPTQLSVVTTANAIGVLLPALLAGVLADRVPQKTILLGVCAVELSAISAVTLLSLTGTTELWHLTVIAFVIGSAMSFYYPAYSAWLPALVAEADLMAVNGFEGMVRPAVGQAIGPAVAGVVVGAASPGAALSIAAGSYVVGFLVLLVVPRTPVRRDLTGAAAGHPVRTALADMAEGYRYMVRTPWLLATLLFASIMVLAVIGPLEVLIPFLVKDVLDGGAGDHALVLAGFGVGSAVGSFAMGSLRMPRRYLTVMNLTWGVSCLPFLVIGAAGHIWVVVAAAVVIGAGFAAPMVIWGTLLQRRVPPALLGRVASLDFFVSLALMPVSMALAGPLAALVGLRAAFVVAGVVPVVVAVVAIWWARLPDDELAHPLRDDEPVS; encoded by the coding sequence AACGTCGTCGACACCATCGGCGACCAGGCGACCGGTCGGGCGCTGCCGCGGGCACTGCGACCGTTCCGGGCGCCCGCCTACCGCCGACTCGCGGTGTCGCTCGTCGCGACCACCTTCGGGCAGGGCGTGTGGGTCGTGGCGCTGGTGTGGGAGGTGATCCGGCTCGGCGGCGGACCCACGCAGCTGTCGGTGGTCACGACCGCCAACGCGATCGGGGTGCTCCTGCCCGCCCTGCTCGCGGGCGTCCTCGCGGACCGGGTGCCGCAGAAGACGATCCTGCTCGGCGTCTGCGCCGTCGAGCTGTCGGCGATCTCCGCGGTGACCCTGCTCTCGCTCACCGGCACCACCGAGCTGTGGCACCTGACCGTGATCGCGTTCGTCATCGGCAGCGCCATGTCGTTCTACTACCCGGCGTACTCCGCCTGGCTCCCGGCTCTCGTCGCGGAGGCCGACCTGATGGCGGTCAACGGCTTCGAGGGGATGGTGCGCCCGGCGGTCGGCCAGGCGATCGGACCCGCCGTCGCCGGCGTCGTCGTCGGCGCCGCCTCACCCGGGGCAGCGTTGTCGATCGCCGCCGGCTCCTACGTCGTCGGTTTCCTGGTGCTGCTGGTGGTGCCCCGCACGCCCGTACGCCGCGACCTCACCGGGGCTGCCGCTGGCCACCCGGTGCGGACCGCGCTGGCCGACATGGCCGAGGGCTACCGCTACATGGTGCGGACGCCGTGGCTGCTGGCCACGCTGCTGTTCGCCTCGATCATGGTGCTCGCGGTGATCGGACCGCTGGAGGTGCTGATCCCGTTCCTCGTCAAGGACGTCCTCGACGGCGGGGCCGGCGACCACGCCCTCGTGCTGGCCGGCTTCGGCGTGGGGAGCGCCGTGGGGTCCTTCGCGATGGGCTCGCTGCGGATGCCCCGGCGCTACCTCACGGTGATGAACCTGACCTGGGGCGTCAGCTGCCTGCCCTTCCTGGTGATCGGAGCGGCGGGGCACATCTGGGTCGTCGTGGCCGCGGCCGTGGTCATCGGCGCCGGGTTCGCCGCACCGATGGTCATCTGGGGCACGCTGCTGCAGCGCCGAGTCCCGCCGGCGCTGCTGGGCCGGGTGGCGTCGCTGGACTTCTTCGTCTCCCTGGCGCTGATGCCCGTGTCGATGGCGCTCGCCGGGCCCCTGGCGGCCCTGGTCGGCCTGCGTGCTGCCTTCGTCGTCGCGGGGGTCGTGCCGGTGGTGGTCGCCGTCGTCGCGATCTGGTGGGCTCGCCTGCCGGACGACGAGCTGGCCCACCCGCTGCGCGACGACGAGCCCGTCAGCTGA